A genomic window from Sorex araneus isolate mSorAra2 chromosome 2, mSorAra2.pri, whole genome shotgun sequence includes:
- the RNF44 gene encoding LOW QUALITY PROTEIN: RING finger protein 44 (The sequence of the model RefSeq protein was modified relative to this genomic sequence to represent the inferred CDS: substituted 2 bases at 2 genomic stop codons), whose product MRPWALPATRWSPSVPVGQPRFPAEAGLGKGSPLPTPFPSPMGIPPSILLGPRPAQDEQLLSPQQLSPRPVCPREERRASAPAGGSPRMLHPASQQSPFMVDLHEQVHQGPVPLSYTVTTVTTQGFPLPASQHIPGCSAQQLPACSVMFSGQQYPLCCLPPPLIQTCTVQQLPVPYQAYPHLISSDHYILHPPPPAPHPQPAHMAPLGQFVSLQAQHPRMVRLGAGMRXGGQLGVRPLPHXLQPLQRLDSDVDLRGDQHPLGGFPYPTSAPGPALSPSMPLHYLPHDALHPELPFGVPYPHMVPRRLSTQRYRLQQPLPPPPPPPPPPPYYPSFLPYFLSMLPMSPTAMGPTISLDLDVDDVEMENYEALLNLAERLGDAKPRGLTKADIEQLPSYRFNPDSHQSEQTLCVVCFSDFEVRQLLRVLPCNHEFHAKCVDKWLKANRTCPICRADASEVPREAE is encoded by the exons aTGAGACCATGGGCATTGCCGGCGACTAGGTGGTCCCCGTCGGTGCCGGTGGGTCAGCCACGGTTCCCTGCAGAAGCCGGCCTTGGGAAAGGTAG ccccctccccacccccttcccttcccccatgGGTATCCCCCCCTCCATCCTCCTGGGGCCTCGGCCTGCCCAGGACGAGCAGCTTCTGTCCCCCCAGCAGCTGTCGCCCCGGCCAGTCTGCCCCCGAGAGGAGCGCCGAGCCTCGGCTCCTGCCGGCGGGAGCCCGCGAATGCTGCACCCAGCCTCCCAGCAGAGCCCGTTCATGGTTGATCTCCACGAGCAG GTGCACCAGGGCCCCGTCCCTCTGTCCTACACGGTCACCACGGTGACCACCCAGGGCTTCCCCTTGCCCGCCAGCCAGCACATCCCTGGCTGCAGTGCCCAGCAGTTGCCAGCATGCTCCGTGATGTTCAGCGGGCAGcagtacccactgtgctgtctcccaCCCCCG CTGATCCAGACCTGCACGGTCCAGCAGCTCCCAGTGCCCTACCAGGCGTACCCCCATCTCATCTCCAGTGACCACTACATCCTGcaccccccaccgcccgcccCGCACCCGCAGCCCGCCCACATGGCACCCCTGGGGCAGTTCGTGTCGCTGCAGGCTCAGCACCCGCGGATGGTGAGACTCGGGGCAGGGATGAGGTGAGGGGGGCAGTTGGGGGTCCGCCCCCTGCCTCACTGACTCCAGCCCTTACAGCGGCTGGACAGTGATGTGGACCTGCGGGGCGACCAGCACCCGCTGGGGGGTTTCCCCTACCCCACCTCAGCGCCGGGCCCGGCCCTGTCGCCGTCGATGCCCCTGCATTACCTGCCTCACGATGCACTGCACCCGGAGCTGCCCTTCGGTGTG CCGTATCCCCACATGGTGCCCCGGAGACTGAGCACGCAGAGATACCGCCTGCAGCAGCcgctgcccccaccacccccaccgccGCCCCCTCCACCTTATTACCCCAGCTTCCTGCCCTACTTCCT CTCGATGCTGCCAATGTCCCCCACAGCCATGGGGCCCACCATCAGCCTGGACCTGGACGTGGACGACGTGGAGATGGAGAATTATGAG GCCCTCTTGAACCTGGCGGAGCGGCTGGGAGATGCCAAGCCGCGGGGCCTCACCAAAGCGGACATCGAGCAACTCCCATCTTACCGCTTCAACCCCGACAGCCACCAGTCGGAGCAGACGCT GTGTGTTGTCTGCTTCAGTGACTTCGAGGTGCGGCAGCTGCTCCGGGTTCTCCCGTGCAACCACGAGTTCCACGCCAAGTGTGTGGACAAGTGGCTGAAG gccAACCGGACATGCCCCATTTGCCGGGCCGACGCCTCCGAGGTGCCCAGGGAGGCTGAgtga
- the FAF2 gene encoding FAS-associated factor 2: MAAPEERDLTQEQTEKLLQFQDLTGIESMDQCRHTLEQHNWNIEAAVQDRLNEQEGVPSVFNPPPARPLQVNTADHRIYSYVVSRPQPRGLLGWGYYLIMLPFRFTYYTILDIFRFALRFIRPDPRSRVTDPVGDIVSFMHSFEEKYGRAHPVFYQGTYSQALNDAKRELRFLLVYLHGDDHQDSDEFCRNTLCAPEVISLINSRMLFWACSTNKPEGYRVSQALRENTYPFLAMIMLKDRRMTVVGRLEGLIQPDDLTNQLTFIMDANQTYLVSERLEREERNQTQVLRQQQDEAYLASLRADQEKERRKREERERKRRKEEELQQQKLAEERRRRDLQEEKERKLECLPPEPSPDDPESVKIIFKLPNDSRVERRFHFSQSLTVIHDFLFSLKESPEKFQIEANFPRRVLPCTPSEEWPNPPTLQEAGLSHTEVLFVQDLTDE; encoded by the exons GACCTGACGGGCATCGAGTCGATGGATCAGTGTCGCCATACCTTGGAACAGCATAACTGGAACATTGAG GCTGCTGTGCAGGACCGACTGAATGAGCAGGAGGGCGTTCCCAGCGTGTTCAACCCCCCGCCGGCCCGGCCGCTGCAGGTCAACACGGCCGACCACAGGATCTACAGCTACGTGGTCTCCAGACCGCAGCCGCGG ggaCTGCTCGGCTGGGGCTACTACTTGATCATGCTTCCATTCCGGTTTACCTACTACACAATACTTGACATATTTCG GTTCGCTCTGCGTTTTATACGGCCAGACCCTCGCAGCCGGGTCACGGACCCTGTTGGGGACATTGTTTCCTTTATGCACTCTTTCGAAGAGAAATACGGCCGGGCACACCCTGTCTTCTACCAGGGCACCTACAGCCAG GCTCTCAACGACGCCAAGCGGGAGCTGCGCTTCCTCCTGGTCTACCTGCATGGGGACGACCACCAGGACTCGGACGAGTTCTGCCG aAACACGCTCTGCGCCCCTGAAGTCATCTCCCTCATCAACAGCAGGATGCTCTTCTGGGCCTGCTCCACCAACAAGCCTGAGGGCTACCGGG TCTCCCAGGCCTTGCGGGAGAACACCTATCCCTTCCTGGCCATGATCATGCTGAAGGACCGGAGGATGACCGTCGTGGGCCGGCTGGAGGGCCTCATCCAGCCTGATGACCTCACCAACCAGCTGACGTTCATCATGGACGCCAACCAGACGTACCTGGTGTCCGAGCGCCTGGAGAG GGAAGAGCGGAACCAGACCCAGGTGCTGCGGCAGCAGCAGGACGAGGCCTACCTGGCCTCGCTGCGGGCCGACCAGGAGAAGGAGCGCCGGAAGCGGGAGGAGCGGGAGCGCAAGCGGCGGAAGGAGGAGGAGCTGCAGCAGCAGAAGCTGGCggaggagcggcggcggcgg GACTTGCAAGAGGAGAAGGAGCGGAAGTTGGAGTGCCTGCCCCCCGAGCCTTCCCCCGACGACCCCGAAAGCGTCAAGATCATTTTCAAATTACCCAACGATTCGCGCGTGGAGAGGCGGTTCCACTTCTCACAATCTCTCACG GTCATTCACGACTTCTTGTTTTCCTTGAAAGAAAGCCCCGAGAAGTTTCAGATCGAAGCCAACTTCCCCCGCCGGGTGCTGCCGTGCACCCCCTCGGAGGAgtggcccaacccccccacgcTGCAGGAGGCGGGACTCAGCCACACAGAAGTGCTCTTTGTTCAGGACCTCACAGACGAATGA